The Desulfovibrio fairfieldensis sequence CATGCCCGCCGCGCCCACAGTCAAAGCCCCGGCCAGGGCCAGGCTGCCGAAAATGTTGAGCAGGCCGCATTTTTTGAGTACGGCCCGGTATTTGTTGACAAGATTGCCGATAGCGCCCTTCGTAAGCATAGCATACCTCCCGGGAGACTTCGCTCCCCAAGAATTCATACGGAGCCCAACGCTCCCTTCCTTTGCCGACAGATGCACTGTCGGCTTTTGGGGGAAACAGGTGGATTTGGAGGAAGGCTATCTCGATGAAATAATAAAGACTTTTATAGAGCAAAAAATTTTGAAAAACTTTACATAAAAAATTATATTGCACATTTATCCTGTTGACAGTATTCTGTACCAAGTGTTCATTGACAGTGCATCTGTCAATGAACACTTGGCATACGGCCCGTCAGCGCCCATTCCGGCGTCCATCCAAGTCGGACGGACAAACGGGAAAAGTCTTTTTTTCTGTTTTTTGTCTGTCCGCCCCGTTTATTTCGTGTTCTTTCTCCCTTTGTCCGGGACCAGAAAGCAACTGACGCTCTGGGCCGCCGCCAGCAGGGAGGCCTGCCCCAGATGGGCGTAGCGCATGGTTGTTCTGGGATCGCTGTGCCCCAGCAGTTTTTGCACCTCATAGAGCGAGTGTCCGGCATTGACCAGAAAGCTGGCAAAGGTGTGCCGCAGGTCATGGATGCGCACATCGGCAAGGCCCAGCCCGCGCCGCAGCCCGTCCCAGAAAAGATAGACGTCGCTGAGCGGCTTGCCCGGCGCATGGCCGGGAAAAAGCCACGGGCAGCCCGGCCCGCGCGGCAGGTCGCGGATGACGGCCACGGCCGCGTCGGACAAGGGGAGGTGGCGCGGCTTGCCGGACTTGGACAACGGCACGGTGAGCAGGCGCAGGTCCAGACGCACATTTTCCCAGCGGGCTTTGAGAATTTCGCTCTTGCGCGCGCCGGTGAGCAGAAGCAGCCGGATGGCCGCGGCCTCGGGCCGCGCGGAGCGCTCAAGCTCCCGCATGAGCCGTTGGGCTTCGTCCGGCGCGAGATAGCGTTCCCGTTGCAGATGAATTCTGAAGGGCGGCACGTCCGCGCAGGGCGATTGCCCGGCGGGCAGGACGCCATGCAGCATCGCCAGAGAGCAGACGCTCTTGAAGACGGCCAGAATACGGTTGCAGGTGGCCGGGCACAGCCCCTCCTCCGCCAGATCGCGCAGCCAGTCTTCCACTTCGCCGCGCCGGATGCGGTCCAGCCTCCGAGCGCCGAAGGCCGGGGAAAGGCGTTGCCGGGCAATGCGTTCGTCCACCCGCCAGCTCCGCTTGCGAAGCCGGACGTGCGGCAGGTAGACGGCGGCGACAAAGGCATCGAGCCGCAGTATGGCGGCCCGCGCGCCATCGCGCCGCCGGGAGTTTCCGGACGGGCGGCTTGTGGCGGAGTGCTGCGGACGGTGCTGGGCCATGCTGTTTTCTCCTGCAAAAGAGTTATAGGAAACGGGAGTATAGACAAAGAGCCCCCGCGAGAGAGCGGGGGCTCTATATACATGGTCTTATCTAACTATTGGAAAGGTTTTCAGAACAGATGCACGTGGGGAAGAATACGCGCAAACGGCCAGCCGCAAAGTCGGATTTTTCCGCGTGGGCGCGTTATACCATGAAATTTGCTTTGCTGTATTGAAATACAGATTAGCCTAATTTCCCCGTGCCTCGCCGTCAGAAAAAAATTTTATTTTTTGCGGATGACGTCGCGATGGGTCCGGCGGGACCTCAGGGCAGGCGCGGACCCTGCCTATCCAGGTTGAAGAAATTGCGGCCCGTGCGGCCCGCGCTGTTGAGCAGGGTGGTGGTCAGGCCCAGATAATCGGTGTTGCCGCGCCCGCGCAGGTATTGCGCCTCAAGGCTCGCGCTCTCGGCCTGGTTGCGCAGGCCCCAGGCCCGCAATTGCTGGTTGTAGGCCGCGTCCGCGCCCTGTTGTTGCAGGGAGAGCGCGTCCATCTCGCCTTTTTCCGCCGTGTCCAGCACGCGGTCCAGATTACCGCCCGCGTCCACTTGCGCGCCCGAGGACCCGGCTCCGGCCCGTTGCATTCCTATGATCCGGGCCGTCTCCTGCCGTTTGCGGGCCGCGTCCTCGGCTCCCCCCTTGCGGGCCGCGCGGGCTTCCTCGTCGGCGACCCGGGCGTTCTGCTCCGCGATTGCGGCATTGCGGGCCGCCAGTTGGGATTGATAGCGGGCCTGCTGTTTCTGGGTCTGCGCCTGCCGGGCGGCGCTTGCCGCGCCCGCCGCCGTTCCCGCCAGGGCCATGGCCGCGCCGATGATGGCGGCGGTGCCGGTTGCAATAGCCATTTATCGCTCCTCTTCGTGAGTAAGGGATTTGTGCCAGACGCTCTCGGTGTGCCGCGCGCCCAGGCGGCGGTAGAGCGCGTCGCAGGGGCGCGAAGCCGGGGAACTGTATTGGATGAGCCCCACGCCCCGCCTTGCCAGGCATTGTTCGGCGCGGCGCAGCAGGTTGAGGGCGGCCAGGCCGCGCCGGGCATCGGGCGCGAGATAGAGCCCGTCCAGGGCCGCCAGCGTGATGTCCGCCCGGTGCGGGCAGGGCAGCACGGTAAAGGCGGCATACCCGGCCAGCGGGCCGTCCTCATGCCGGGCCGTGATCACGGCCAGCATGCCCAGGCGTTCCAGGGCGGCATAGCGTTCCTTGTCCAGTCTGTAGGCCTGATCGCCGTGCAGGGCGGCTTCCACCTCGTCCCAGTGGGCCTGGGTCAGAGCCTGGACGTCGTCACGCACCCGCGCGAAGGTTTCTTCCTGAAAATGGAGCATGGCGTACCTCCGTCATTTTTCGCCGAAATCCACATCCAGCACCAGGGCCGCCAGCCGGAAGGGCAGGGGCCTGTCCTGCACCAGCCAGATCGTGGCCGAACTGGCCTGGCCGCCGCCGGGGATGCAGTCCACGTCGCCGGAAAAAGGGGCCACGGCCTCGCCCCAGCGCTCGGGCAGAAAGGGCAGGTCGTAGAGCTCGTCGCGGTTGGGGCCGTATTTGCCGCCCACGCTGCGGTGCAGGCGCAGGGTGCAGCGCCCGTGGGAGCGGTTGCGGCCCAGGGTGGAGCCGGACCGGGTGTCACTTTCCAGCGGCAGGGGCGAGAGGGCCGAGACAAAACCCAGCCCTGCCTGGACCACTTTGGCCGGATAGGGCAGCTCAATACGCCCGTTCCGCGCCACGCAGCCCTCCACCGGGCTGCCGTCGGCCAGCACCGAGAGTTCCCGGCCTTCCAGGTGGTCCAGGCCGTCCACCAGGGTGGAAGGATTTTCCCGCCGGATGGTCAGGCCGCAGTCCACGAAAAAGGCCTCGGACACGGGCGCGTCGTCCCGCCACTGGCCAGCCAGACGCTCCAGGAAAAAACGTGTTTCGCCCTGAATCCGCCGTTCCACGACCAGGAGCAGCACGTCGCTGTCCCGGCCGGAAAGCGCTGTCACGGAGCGCACGCGCCCGTCCGTGATCTGGCGCGACCAGCCCCAGATGTCGTGTTCCTTCATATAGGTGAAGGCCAGCAGCAGGCCGTCGTCGCGCGCGATCCAGATGGTGGAGCCCGGCGTCTGCTGGTAGGCCCATTGCTTCAGGCTGTGGCCCTCGAAAAGATGCGGGGCCAGAATGGAAAGATCGTTGCCCGCGTAGCCGTCTTTTTCCAGGGAGTAGAAAAGGTCGCGCACGCGGCCGCCGTGGCGTTGCACATGCAAAATGGAGTTGCCGATGATGATGGGCGCGAGCCCGGCGCTGCCCCAGTAGGACTGGGCCGTGATGCTCACGCTGTTGGGGGTGATGGCCGCGCCGTCGCCGCCTCCCCCGGCCTTGTACTCGCTGCCCGAGGTGCCCAGCAGCAGATCCCCGAAGCTGGCCGCCCAGGTGATGGCGTCAATGGAGCCCGAGGCGATCAGGTATTCCACGGGATCGTCGTCCTGAAGCGGCCGGGACTTGCGGAAATTTTCGAAATCGCCGGTACGCGACATGTAAAAGGCCTGGGGCGCGGCGGGCGTGGCGGCCAGGACCATGCGCTGCTGGTGGAAGGCCACCACGCCGGGATTGTTGTTTTCGGCAAAGGGGTTCCAGTCTTCGCGCGGCGTGTCGGCGGTGTCGGCCTGGTAGTTCTGGTCGCTGAACGTGGTGCTTTGCGAGATGCCGATAAAGCCGAAATACCCGGCCTCTTCCCGGTAGATGTTGTATTCCGTCGCGCCTTCCACGGCTTGCCAGGAAACGGCGGCGCTGTTGCCCTGCACCCAGTCCGAGGGGTGGCGCGCGCCAGCGCCCTCGCCGGCGGCCGAAGGCAGGGACTGGCGGCCCTTGTCGTCCACGGCGGCCACCTTGTAGCGCAGGGCGTAGGAGCCGCCGCTGCCGGAAAAGGCCACCGAGGGCGCGGCCGGGGCGGGCAGGGACGTGTTCAGGACCACTTCCTCCAGGCTCCAGGCATAGCCGCCGGTTTCGCTGTCGGCGGCGTCCCGGCGCACCACCTTGTGCAGGGGGTAGCGGCGGTGGGCCAGGTAAATCACGTCGCCCGCCTGGGCGTGGGAGAGCTCCAGGAGGTCTTCGGCCGCGTATGGCGCGGCAATGGGCGGCTGACTGCCCACAAGGCCGTCGGCGTCGGCGATGCGCAGGCTTTTTTCGCCGAAAACAAGCGCGAAATTCTGTCCGGCCTCGGCGCTGAAACTGAACGGGATCAGCACCGCATAGCCGCCCAGATCCGCCAGAAAGCGGGTGCCGGGGCGGCGGCTCACGTCGCCGTGCAGGCCGGGCAGCATGTTTTCCATGCAGGCCACGCAATTGTGGTAGCGGGACAGATCATAGCGGGCGGAAAGGGTGGGGGCCACCTCGCCGCCGGTGAAGTTTTGCAGGGCTATGCGCATGTTCTGTTTCTTACTGTTTGCTGCTGCTGGTATAGTTGCGAGGCATGAAACTCTCCTGTTGGCAACATTTGATATTACAGCTATATCTGGAACATCGGAGGCCGTATGCTGCTGTTTGACACCGGAAAGAAGCTGGAAAAGGCCGTGGGTGAGGAAGCCGCCCTGATCATCATTGGAGCCCTTGAGCAGCTCAATGAAGAACAGAAGAAAGACCTCGCCACCAAGGGAGACGTTTTTGCCGTCAAGGCGGAACTGCGCGAGACGGAGTTGCGCCTGCAAAAAGAAATTGAAGTGGTGCGCAAGGAAATTAGAGAAGTCGATCTGCGCTTGCAGGCCCAGATCAAGGAATCGGAAATGCGCCTGCTCAAGTGGCAGATCGGCGGCTGGGTCGCGTTGGCCGCCATCATGGCCAAGGGTTTTGGCTGGCTGGGTTTTTGATTACGCATCTTTCCCCCATCTCAAAGTGGCTCCGACGGCAAGGTTTTGCGGGACTACGCGCATAGCGACCTCTTACAGCCCCAAAGCCTTGAGAATGATGCCCGCCATGCCCTCGCCCTGGGCTTCGGCCCAGGCGTAAAGCCGCTCGGCTTCGCCCAGGCTGATGTCTTCCGGTCCGGGCTCCTCGTAGACCCGTTCCCACTGCCCGCTTTCCCGGTTGTAGCGGCCCTGCGGCATGTCCGCCGGTCTGTCGGCGATGGCCGTGTCTCCGGCCCCGCGCGGCATCGCGGCGCAGTACACTTCATTCTCGGGCGTCAGCCAGGTAAGAATTTGCATTACACGCCCCTCCGTCGCAGGCTGAGATAGTAGTTGGCCTTGTTGCTTTGCGTATTCACGGACGGCGAGTTCCAGGACGCGCCGTTGTAGTGGCTGATGGCGTGGTTTCCCGTGACCAGCACCACGGCGTCGCTTTTCTGGTACACAACTTCACCGGTGACGCAATACCCGCTGCTGTACCAGCCGGACAACTCGCCCAGCCTGCGCTTTCTGACCTGGTAGTCCTGCTCTTCCTCCACACAGCCGTCCACGGAAAAGGGCAGATTGCCGAAGGGCACCGGGATTTCGGCCTCCGTGCCCACTCCCAGCGGAATGGGGCCGATGCTCCACACCTCGCCCGCGGCATAGCTGGAGATGCCCAGCACTTCGGGCCTGGCGTCACGGAAGGTGAACAGGGCGGCTGTGGCCGTGTGGCCGTAATCCCTGTACAAGGGGACGTCGTTTTTGGCCGGGAAATCCAACCTGTACATGCTGAATGCCGTGGGATTATCGTAGCTGAAGGACTTGTATGCCCGCAGGTTGGGGCTGGAGCCGTTGGGGCT is a genomic window containing:
- a CDS encoding GNAT family N-acetyltransferase produces the protein MLHFQEETFARVRDDVQALTQAHWDEVEAALHGDQAYRLDKERYAALERLGMLAVITARHEDGPLAGYAAFTVLPCPHRADITLAALDGLYLAPDARRGLAALNLLRRAEQCLARRGVGLIQYSSPASRPCDALYRRLGARHTESVWHKSLTHEEER
- a CDS encoding tyrosine-type recombinase/integrase, with translation MAQHRPQHSATSRPSGNSRRRDGARAAILRLDAFVAAVYLPHVRLRKRSWRVDERIARQRLSPAFGARRLDRIRRGEVEDWLRDLAEEGLCPATCNRILAVFKSVCSLAMLHGVLPAGQSPCADVPPFRIHLQRERYLAPDEAQRLMRELERSARPEAAAIRLLLLTGARKSEILKARWENVRLDLRLLTVPLSKSGKPRHLPLSDAAVAVIRDLPRGPGCPWLFPGHAPGKPLSDVYLFWDGLRRGLGLADVRIHDLRHTFASFLVNAGHSLYEVQKLLGHSDPRTTMRYAHLGQASLLAAAQSVSCFLVPDKGRKNTK